From Vagococcus jeotgali, one genomic window encodes:
- a CDS encoding site-specific DNA-methyltransferase, whose translation MIETTLLKEIRKVLSEFIEYWDNEKLLKNRVSEDLRNYDPELITALLSNEKIKEDFEISINDTSIFKIEEFIQMLTYKDFWEDSYTKYSNKIGLTAGGKYLDYNSDVVLDFPFKDCILEGGMTKEEVGKKEVYYNKVIARDEVDTLLSPKVLTNTKKYTKDNEEEVSEISDTDNLIIKGNNLLALHSLKERYAGKVKCIYIDPPYNTGGDSFKYNDRFNHSTWLTFMKNRLEVARELLSENGIIAVQTDYHESAYVSILLDEIFGFGAKVADIAVKMSTPSGPKMAHVNSTIPKLKDSIAIYAKGKVEIIEPPYKPKDKWDNEYSKILMNFEYDDFLEVKEAILNSDIISINKILAKVKLSTLSKEFPKSKTDSNWLYNNAWRIVADKQNTGIDKLLSQKNKKYFQDVEGIKSKKGNIVLFRTDKDFGKDTRLEIIFAVDNLKEHTGDLWTDISTSGGFSEEGGVNFPTAKKPERLLKRLISMFTKRGEIVLDFFMGSATTQAVAMKMNRQFIGIEQMDYINTVSVSRLQKVMEGEQGGISKGVSWQGGGSFIYTELMDLNNAYINQIKEAKTSTELLDILETIKKYADLNYLVELEKLTNEPITIDEDTKETLSFEELSIDKQRELLIDVMDINQLYVNYSEIDDSMYHVSEQDKAFNRSFYEEGDN comes from the coding sequence TTGATAGAAACAACTTTATTAAAAGAAATCAGAAAAGTATTATCAGAATTCATCGAATATTGGGATAACGAGAAATTATTAAAAAATAGGGTATCAGAAGATTTAAGAAATTATGACCCTGAATTAATAACAGCTTTATTATCTAATGAAAAAATAAAAGAAGACTTTGAAATATCTATTAATGATACAAGTATCTTCAAGATAGAAGAATTTATTCAAATGTTAACTTATAAGGATTTCTGGGAGGATAGCTATACTAAATATTCAAATAAAATAGGATTAACAGCTGGTGGAAAATACCTAGATTATAATTCAGATGTAGTTCTTGATTTTCCCTTTAAAGATTGTATTTTAGAGGGTGGGATGACTAAAGAAGAGGTAGGCAAAAAAGAAGTTTATTACAACAAAGTAATTGCACGTGATGAAGTAGATACTTTGTTATCACCTAAAGTTTTGACTAATACTAAGAAGTACACAAAAGATAATGAAGAAGAGGTATCAGAGATAAGTGATACAGATAATCTAATCATCAAAGGGAATAATCTATTGGCACTTCATTCTTTAAAAGAAAGATACGCAGGGAAAGTAAAGTGTATCTACATTGACCCACCCTATAATACTGGCGGGGATTCCTTTAAGTATAATGATAGATTTAATCATTCTACATGGTTAACATTTATGAAGAATAGGTTGGAGGTAGCTAGAGAGTTATTAAGTGAAAATGGTATAATTGCAGTTCAAACAGATTATCATGAGAGTGCATACGTAAGTATATTACTAGATGAAATTTTTGGATTTGGAGCTAAGGTAGCTGATATAGCAGTAAAAATGAGTACTCCATCTGGTCCTAAAATGGCACATGTAAATTCAACTATTCCAAAGTTGAAAGACTCCATAGCAATTTACGCAAAAGGAAAAGTAGAAATTATAGAGCCACCATATAAACCTAAAGATAAGTGGGATAATGAATACTCTAAAATATTAATGAACTTTGAGTATGATGATTTTTTAGAAGTAAAAGAAGCTATTCTGAACTCTGATATTATATCAATCAATAAGATATTAGCTAAAGTAAAATTAAGTACTTTAAGTAAAGAGTTTCCTAAGAGTAAAACTGATTCAAACTGGTTGTATAACAATGCTTGGAGGATTGTTGCTGATAAGCAAAATACTGGGATAGATAAATTGTTATCTCAAAAAAACAAAAAATACTTTCAAGATGTGGAAGGTATAAAATCAAAGAAGGGGAATATAGTTTTATTTAGAACAGATAAGGATTTTGGTAAAGATACTAGATTAGAAATTATATTTGCGGTTGATAACTTAAAGGAGCATACCGGAGATTTATGGACAGACATAAGTACTTCAGGTGGGTTTTCTGAAGAAGGTGGAGTTAATTTTCCAACAGCTAAAAAACCAGAAAGGTTACTAAAAAGATTGATAAGCATGTTTACTAAGCGAGGAGAAATAGTTCTAGATTTCTTCATGGGTTCTGCGACAACTCAAGCAGTTGCTATGAAAATGAACCGTCAATTTATCGGAATAGAACAGATGGACTATATCAATACGGTATCTGTTTCTCGTCTTCAAAAGGTTATGGAAGGAGAACAAGGAGGGATTTCTAAAGGTGTTAGTTGGCAAGGTGGAGGAAGCTTCATCTACACAGAATTAATGGATTTAAACAATGCTTATATTAACCAAATAAAAGAAGCTAAGACCTCTACAGAACTATTAGATATTCTTGAAACGATTAAGAAGTATGCTGATTTAAACTACTTAGTAGAGTTAGAAAAACTAACCAATGAACCTATCACTATTGATGAAGATACCAAAGAAACTTTGTCTTTTGAGGAGTTATCCATAGATAAGCAAAGAGAGCTACTTATTGATGTGATGGATATTAATCAATTATATGTGAACTATTCTGAAATAGATGACTCTATGTATCATGTTTCAGAACAAGATAAAGCCTTTAATCGTAGTTTTTATGAGGAAGGTGATAACTAA
- a CDS encoding IS256 family transposase encodes MTKKKKDQKSAKLAQSIIDAYQPESVEDMQEALKDVFGPMFEAMLRGELDNHLGYENQSRQEKETQNRRNGYGNKKLKTSFGELDIQVPRDRDASFEPEIIPKRSRDVSSIEGKVLSMYAKGMSQRDIASTIEDIYGFTISHDMVSDITDQILPELEEWQIRPLAKCYAFLFVDCMYVTLRENYEVKECAVYTILGYDLKGNKEILGLWLNQTESKNRWMQIFDEIKERGVEDILFISMDGVSGLENGAKAIFPGVVVQRCLVHLVRNALRYVPSKSYKEVCKDMKSFYSASSLKAAQTAFDTFQTKWAVYPGAIDVWKRNFHHVEQLFDYGSAIRKIMYTTNAVESVHSSFRKVTKKGAFPNENALLKLLYLRVKELQSKWEGGHVHNWAMVLNQLTVNDSFSKRVEKYNRY; translated from the coding sequence ATGACAAAAAAGAAAAAAGATCAAAAATCAGCGAAGTTAGCTCAATCAATTATTGATGCCTATCAACCAGAATCGGTTGAAGACATGCAAGAAGCCCTAAAAGATGTTTTTGGACCGATGTTTGAAGCAATGCTTCGTGGAGAATTAGATAATCATTTAGGTTATGAGAATCAGTCAAGACAAGAAAAAGAAACTCAAAACAGACGGAATGGATATGGAAATAAAAAATTAAAAACAAGTTTTGGTGAATTAGACATTCAGGTTCCTAGAGATAGAGACGCTTCTTTTGAGCCAGAAATTATTCCTAAAAGAAGCAGAGACGTTTCAAGTATTGAAGGAAAAGTTCTTTCTATGTATGCCAAAGGCATGAGTCAACGAGATATTGCCTCGACAATTGAAGATATTTATGGTTTTACTATTTCTCATGATATGGTGTCGGATATCACAGATCAAATATTACCAGAACTTGAGGAATGGCAAATCAGACCTCTGGCCAAATGCTATGCCTTCTTGTTTGTCGATTGTATGTATGTCACTCTAAGAGAAAATTATGAAGTGAAAGAATGTGCGGTGTATACAATTCTTGGTTATGATTTAAAAGGAAATAAAGAAATTCTAGGTCTTTGGCTAAATCAAACAGAATCGAAAAATAGATGGATGCAGATTTTTGATGAGATTAAAGAGCGTGGCGTTGAAGATATTTTGTTTATTTCAATGGATGGTGTATCAGGGCTTGAAAATGGAGCCAAAGCTATTTTCCCAGGTGTTGTCGTTCAACGTTGTCTGGTCCATTTAGTTAGAAATGCCCTTCGTTATGTGCCAAGTAAAAGTTATAAAGAGGTTTGTAAGGATATGAAGTCTTTTTACAGTGCCTCCTCCTTAAAAGCGGCTCAAACAGCTTTTGATACCTTTCAAACAAAGTGGGCAGTCTATCCTGGAGCTATTGATGTTTGGAAAAGAAATTTCCACCATGTCGAACAATTATTTGATTACGGCTCAGCTATTCGAAAAATAATGTACACGACAAATGCTGTAGAAAGTGTTCACTCTAGTTTCCGCAAGGTAACTAAAAAAGGAGCTTTCCCTAATGAGAATGCCCTTCTTAAGCTATTATATCTTCGAGTGAAAGAACTTCAAAGTAAATGGGAAGGTGGGCATGTTCATAATTGGGCTATGGTGCTTAACCAATTAACGGTCAACGACTCTTTTTCAAAACGTGTCGAAAAATATAATCGTTACTAA
- a CDS encoding ABC transporter permease has protein sequence MRRSILPISLILLAILSLFIGVKSIPITHLFDLTHQEQLVLWSTRVPRTISLIIAGATVSVSGLIMQHLTQNRFVSPTTAGTMDSARLGMLVAMLFFSDSSILMKSLIAFLFAFLGTVLFIRLIRLLPGKNQLMVPLVGVMFGSVIGSIVTFFAYQYQLVQNMTSWLQGSFSTITKGSYEMIYISVPLLIVCYLYAYKFTIVGMGEEMATSIGLKYKQIHLFGLLLIAISSSTILVTIGGLPFVGVIIPNIVSMMYGDHMKHTLVLTALSGSVFLVLCDILSRMIYPPYEIPVSLIVGILGSIIFIYLLVRGDAK, from the coding sequence ATGCGCCGATCTATATTACCTATAAGTTTAATATTATTAGCTATTTTATCTCTTTTTATAGGTGTAAAAAGTATTCCTATCACTCATTTATTTGATTTGACCCATCAAGAACAACTTGTTTTATGGTCAACTAGAGTTCCCAGAACAATTAGTTTGATTATCGCAGGAGCGACAGTGAGTGTATCAGGTCTGATTATGCAACATCTCACACAAAACAGATTTGTATCTCCTACGACTGCTGGAACAATGGATAGTGCTAGACTTGGCATGCTAGTAGCTATGTTGTTTTTTTCAGATTCATCTATTTTAATGAAGTCCCTCATTGCTTTTTTATTTGCCTTTTTAGGAACCGTTTTATTTATTAGGTTAATTAGATTATTACCTGGAAAAAATCAATTAATGGTTCCTCTAGTTGGGGTGATGTTTGGAAGTGTTATCGGATCGATTGTAACTTTTTTTGCCTATCAATATCAATTAGTGCAAAACATGACTTCTTGGCTTCAAGGTAGTTTCTCGACAATTACAAAAGGAAGTTATGAGATGATTTATATCAGTGTTCCTTTACTAATTGTTTGTTATTTATATGCTTATAAATTTACAATTGTTGGTATGGGAGAGGAGATGGCTACAAGTATTGGGTTAAAATACAAACAAATTCATTTATTTGGGCTTTTGTTAATTGCCATATCAAGTAGTACCATTTTAGTCACGATTGGTGGGTTACCTTTTGTAGGGGTAATTATTCCAAATATTGTTTCCATGATGTACGGAGATCATATGAAGCATACTCTAGTTTTGACTGCTTTATCTGGTAGTGTTTTCTTGGTCTTGTGTGATATATTATCACGCATGATTTACCCACCTTACGAAATTCCAGTGAGCTTAATTGTTGGAATACTAGGTAGTATAATCTTTATTTATCTACTTGTTAGGGGGGATGCTAAGTGA
- a CDS encoding class D sortase has protein sequence MKGSKKQWAFLYMPLIFVACVFMLLFLLIKPYKDTISLYANAITIATPADTSKLPKSIFDEELAEQMKKEREETKGKQTKIPSSEVEYPNLGIEYGSVSLDKQNVQTRLIYGDSNEDLRVGVGHFNGSVFPGEGGTTLIGGHNTADLASLEQAEIGDTVTIRTNYGTYTYKINDKQVKKYDDRTAIASLYEKSDDNHLILYTCYPIDMIGLTDDRLFVYADLISGDMIDPSI, from the coding sequence ATGAAAGGTAGTAAAAAACAGTGGGCATTTCTTTATATGCCTTTAATCTTTGTCGCATGTGTCTTTATGCTATTATTCTTACTAATCAAACCGTATAAAGATACTATCTCTTTATATGCTAATGCCATTACTATTGCAACACCAGCTGATACCAGTAAGTTACCAAAATCAATCTTTGATGAAGAGCTGGCTGAGCAAATGAAAAAAGAGCGTGAAGAAACTAAAGGAAAACAAACAAAAATCCCTTCAAGTGAAGTAGAATATCCAAACCTTGGGATTGAGTACGGTTCAGTATCACTAGATAAACAAAATGTTCAAACAAGATTAATTTACGGCGATTCCAATGAAGACCTTAGAGTTGGTGTCGGTCATTTTAATGGTAGTGTTTTTCCAGGAGAAGGTGGCACTACACTAATCGGTGGCCATAATACAGCTGATTTAGCTAGCTTAGAACAAGCGGAAATTGGAGATACTGTTACGATTCGAACAAACTATGGTACTTATACATATAAAATCAATGATAAGCAAGTCAAAAAATATGATGATAGAACAGCGATTGCTTCTCTTTATGAAAAGTCTGATGACAATCATTTAATTCTCTACACATGTTACCCTATTGACATGATCGGTTTAACAGATGACCGTTTGTTTGTTTATGCTGATTTGATTTCTGGGGATATGATTGACCCATCAATTTAG
- a CDS encoding iron ABC transporter ATP-binding protein translates to MQINQVVKQYGKKMVVDTVDYDLIPNKLTAFIGPNGAGKSTLLSLMSRLLDKDKGGIYLEGQEVKAWNQHELAKKLSILKQANAVQLRLTVRDLVAFGRFPHSRGRLTKVDEEKISESLHYLGLTDLAEENIDSLSGGQLQRAYIAMVLAQDTDYIFLDEPLNNLDMNHAVQLMKIIRNLVDEAGKTVVIVIHDINFAASYADEIVAMKYGKIFKSGPTDEVITKDVLDELYDMNIRVCELEGKRFCLYFNE, encoded by the coding sequence ATGCAGATTAATCAGGTTGTGAAACAATATGGAAAGAAAATGGTTGTAGATACTGTTGATTATGACTTAATTCCAAATAAACTAACCGCTTTTATTGGACCAAATGGGGCGGGGAAAAGCACGCTGTTAAGTCTGATGAGTCGCCTACTCGATAAAGATAAGGGTGGTATTTACCTTGAAGGTCAAGAAGTTAAGGCGTGGAACCAACACGAATTAGCTAAAAAATTATCTATTTTAAAACAGGCTAATGCCGTTCAACTACGTTTAACTGTTCGAGATTTAGTTGCTTTTGGTAGATTCCCTCATAGCCGAGGTCGTTTGACTAAAGTCGATGAAGAAAAAATTAGTGAGTCTCTACATTATTTAGGGTTAACGGATTTAGCAGAAGAAAATATAGATTCTCTTTCTGGGGGGCAATTGCAAAGGGCATATATTGCTATGGTCTTAGCTCAAGATACAGATTATATATTTCTAGATGAGCCACTTAACAATTTAGATATGAACCATGCCGTACAGCTAATGAAAATCATACGTAACCTTGTAGATGAAGCTGGTAAAACAGTGGTGATAGTCATTCATGATATTAATTTTGCAGCGAGCTATGCTGATGAAATTGTAGCAATGAAATATGGGAAAATTTTTAAATCAGGTCCAACTGATGAAGTTATTACAAAAGATGTATTAGATGAATTATATGATATGAATATACGCGTCTGTGAACTAGAAGGAAAAAGGTTTTGTTTATATTTTAATGAATAG
- a CDS encoding helix-turn-helix transcriptional regulator, with translation MNFSKQLKLYRERESLSQEQLAEKIYVTKQTISKWENEKTYPDIHNLIALSTLFDITLDELIKGDLVKMKHSVDVDKMNKWAWVMLIFMALTIISIFPAFELWGWYGFGVSFIF, from the coding sequence ATGAATTTTAGCAAACAATTAAAATTATACCGGGAACGTGAGTCACTCTCCCAAGAACAACTAGCAGAAAAAATCTATGTCACAAAGCAGACCATCTCAAAATGGGAGAATGAGAAAACATATCCAGATATTCATAATCTAATCGCTCTTAGTACATTGTTTGATATCACCTTGGATGAATTAATCAAGGGGGATTTAGTAAAAATGAAACATAGTGTGGATGTTGATAAAATGAATAAATGGGCTTGGGTGATGCTTATTTTTATGGCTCTAACTATCATCTCTATTTTCCCAGCCTTTGAATTATGGGGTTGGTATGGCTTTGGTGTCTCTTTTATCTTTTGA
- a CDS encoding siderophore ABC transporter substrate-binding protein encodes MKKYVLGLTVIFGLVLSGCTSDKKEDTTKESVASEKIEKVTVTDSNGEKLEINQDPKKVVVFDMGALDTIRELGKEDTVIGAPLKTLPTYLDSYKGVENAGGMKEPDLEKINAMQPELIIISGRQEDMKQELEKIAPTLYLDVDNKEAWQSTMANIETIGTIYDKEDEAKEKVRELTVKRDNLRKMTEKSGKTGLMSLVNEGSLSVYGPDSRFGIIYEGFGVIPADQEIEASTHGQEVSYEYVLEVNPDILFVVDRTKAIGGDDGKNNVADNTLVKETTAGKDGKVISLTPDVWYLAGGGIESTRLMMENVEEAYK; translated from the coding sequence ATGAAAAAATATGTTTTAGGTTTAACAGTGATATTTGGTTTAGTTTTAAGTGGCTGTACTTCGGATAAAAAAGAAGATACTACAAAAGAAAGTGTGGCTTCAGAAAAAATAGAAAAGGTTACAGTGACAGATAGTAATGGTGAAAAATTAGAAATAAATCAAGATCCTAAAAAAGTAGTTGTGTTTGACATGGGAGCTCTTGACACGATACGTGAATTAGGAAAAGAAGACACAGTGATTGGCGCACCTTTAAAGACGTTACCGACTTATTTAGATAGCTATAAAGGTGTGGAAAATGCTGGGGGAATGAAGGAGCCTGATTTAGAGAAAATCAATGCTATGCAACCAGAACTTATTATCATCTCAGGTCGACAAGAAGATATGAAGCAAGAATTAGAAAAAATTGCTCCAACTCTTTATCTAGATGTTGATAACAAAGAGGCATGGCAATCAACTATGGCTAATATTGAAACAATTGGGACTATTTATGATAAAGAAGATGAAGCTAAAGAGAAGGTTCGGGAACTAACAGTTAAGCGTGATAATCTTAGAAAAATGACAGAAAAAAGCGGTAAAACAGGTTTAATGAGTTTAGTGAATGAAGGTTCATTATCTGTCTATGGTCCAGACTCTCGTTTTGGTATTATTTATGAAGGATTTGGTGTGATTCCAGCTGACCAAGAAATTGAAGCTAGTACTCATGGTCAAGAAGTATCATATGAATATGTCTTAGAGGTGAATCCTGATATCTTATTTGTAGTAGATCGTACAAAGGCAATTGGTGGAGATGATGGGAAAAATAATGTGGCAGATAATACCTTAGTAAAAGAAACAACAGCAGGTAAAGATGGAAAAGTCATTAGCCTAACACCTGATGTGTGGTATTTGGCAGGTGGCGGAATTGAATCAACTCGTCTTATGATGGAGAATGTGGAAGAAGCATATAAATAA
- a CDS encoding tyrosine-type recombinase/integrase, whose amino-acid sequence MFGLIKVMFNYAVEEEYISEQDNPVRKIKKLKEVKTIIISFNDEEVKKILDSCNGNTYSNIRDKLILMMLFDLGIRVSELTNLRPKNVKESHILIKGKGDKERFLYVSPILKRQIMKFNNAKKQRFSHKKEYELEEYFFLNQCGKQLSRSRINKILNEHAKIANVREEIRVSPHTCRHYFAHAQLRNGIDVYSLSRLMGHYDTSITSDDLRGLQDNSVLEKGIQSSPLSNL is encoded by the coding sequence ATGTTTGGATTGATTAAAGTAATGTTTAATTACGCTGTTGAAGAAGAATATATTTCAGAACAGGATAATCCTGTTAGAAAAATAAAGAAATTAAAAGAAGTAAAAACAATTATTATCTCTTTTAATGATGAGGAAGTGAAGAAGATTCTTGACTCTTGTAATGGAAATACCTATAGCAATATTAGAGATAAACTAATCCTTATGATGCTTTTTGATTTGGGTATAAGAGTGTCAGAATTAACTAATTTAAGACCAAAAAATGTTAAAGAATCTCATATTCTGATTAAAGGAAAAGGAGATAAAGAAAGATTTCTTTACGTTAGCCCTATATTAAAGAGACAAATAATGAAGTTTAACAATGCGAAGAAACAAAGATTTTCTCACAAAAAAGAATACGAGTTAGAAGAATATTTCTTTTTAAATCAATGTGGAAAACAATTAAGTCGAAGTAGGATAAACAAAATCTTAAACGAGCATGCCAAAATAGCCAATGTTAGAGAAGAAATTCGAGTTTCTCCTCATACTTGCCGTCATTATTTTGCACACGCTCAATTAAGAAATGGTATTGATGTTTATAGTTTGAGCCGTTTAATGGGACACTATGATACTAGTATTACGTCTGATGATTTAAGAGGTTTACAAGATAATTCCGTTTTAGAAAAAGGTATTCAATCTAGTCCATTATCAAACTTGTAG
- a CDS encoding IS256 family transposase — protein MTHFTTEIMETLINKGDLDDLFRRHLELAINSLLQAELTAFLDYEKYDRAGFNSGNSRNGNYSRSFKTEYGELNLVIPRDRNGEFSQQTLPAYKRTNDSLETTIIQLFKKGITMSEISDLIEKMYGHYYTPQTISNMSKIVSEDVLAFKERTLEAKYSVIFMDATHIPLKRQTVSKEAVYIVIGIRLDGTKEVLGFTIAPTESAYVWKEILQDLKDRGLEEVLLVVTDGLSGIHDSIHSVYPNAQFQQCCVHISRNIAHKVRVSDRQEVCNDFKLVYQAASKEEAMNQISFMIDKWKKQYPRVVKLLLNPAILTFYNFPPSIRRTIYSTNLIEGFNKQLKKYTKRKEQFPNEESLERFLVSQFNEYNQKFLGRVHKGFKEIQDTLESMF, from the coding sequence ATGACTCATTTTACTACAGAAATAATGGAAACACTAATTAATAAAGGTGATTTAGATGATTTATTTCGTCGTCATTTAGAACTCGCTATCAACTCATTATTACAGGCTGAATTAACAGCGTTTCTTGACTACGAAAAGTATGATAGAGCTGGATTTAATTCAGGTAATTCCCGCAATGGGAATTACTCACGTTCATTTAAAACAGAATATGGAGAATTAAATTTGGTGATTCCTAGAGATAGAAATGGAGAATTTTCCCAACAAACATTACCAGCCTATAAAAGAACCAATGATTCCTTAGAAACTACTATTATTCAGCTATTTAAAAAAGGGATCACTATGTCTGAAATCTCTGATCTAATTGAAAAAATGTATGGTCATTATTACACACCACAAACTATTTCAAACATGAGTAAAATCGTATCTGAAGATGTTTTGGCTTTTAAAGAAAGAACTTTAGAAGCTAAATACTCAGTCATTTTTATGGATGCTACTCATATTCCTTTAAAGAGACAAACCGTATCAAAAGAAGCCGTTTATATTGTGATAGGCATTCGATTGGATGGAACCAAAGAGGTTCTAGGATTTACTATTGCTCCAACCGAATCTGCTTATGTTTGGAAAGAGATACTTCAAGATTTAAAAGATCGTGGTTTAGAAGAGGTTTTATTAGTTGTAACTGATGGTTTAAGTGGTATTCACGATAGTATCCATAGTGTCTATCCAAATGCTCAATTTCAACAATGTTGTGTCCATATCTCTAGAAATATTGCTCATAAGGTTCGTGTTAGTGATCGACAAGAAGTCTGTAATGATTTCAAATTGGTTTATCAAGCAGCTTCAAAAGAAGAAGCTATGAATCAAATAAGTTTTATGATAGATAAATGGAAAAAGCAGTATCCACGAGTAGTTAAATTACTCTTGAATCCTGCTATATTAACTTTCTATAACTTCCCACCATCAATCAGAAGAACTATCTACTCAACTAACTTGATTGAGGGATTTAATAAACAGTTAAAAAAATATACAAAGAGAAAAGAACAATTTCCTAATGAAGAATCTCTGGAGAGATTCCTTGTTTCTCAGTTCAATGAATATAACCAAAAATTTTTAGGCAGAGTACATAAAGGATTTAAGGAAATACAAGATACATTAGAATCAATGTTTTAA
- a CDS encoding iron chelate uptake ABC transporter family permease subunit: MRKQSVGFKILLLTVVMLISIMAFMTYHTYGNWEFALPLRGKKVLAFIIVGALTSFSTISFQTITRNQFLTPGILGFDSLYVLMQTLLFFFLGQSLTKTPLVFLLNVLLMVTFSVLLFGFILRREKKDLFLLLMIGMVLGTAFSSISTFLQVLMDPNEYDKLQGKLFASFSNVDVSLLFVVIPIVLVVIILFFRAAHVLDVFHLGTEQATSLGINVARFQKYILYLVSLSVALSTALIGPVTFLGFIVANVTYQWLGTYKHQWLFIGSTLISVFLLVFGQFLIEHVFHMSTTLSVVIEFGGGVYFIWKLLKERGKVT, translated from the coding sequence GTGAGAAAACAATCGGTTGGGTTTAAAATTTTATTGCTCACAGTTGTGATGCTTATTAGTATTATGGCATTTATGACTTATCACACGTACGGCAATTGGGAGTTTGCTTTGCCCTTAAGAGGTAAAAAAGTACTAGCTTTTATAATTGTTGGTGCCTTAACTAGCTTTTCTACCATTAGTTTTCAAACGATTACAAGAAATCAATTTTTAACACCTGGGATTTTAGGATTTGACTCACTATATGTCTTGATGCAAACGCTGTTGTTCTTTTTTTTAGGACAAAGTTTGACTAAGACACCTTTAGTTTTTTTACTTAATGTTTTGTTAATGGTAACGTTTAGTGTTTTGTTGTTTGGCTTTATTTTAAGAAGAGAGAAAAAAGATTTATTTTTACTTTTGATGATAGGGATGGTTCTTGGGACCGCTTTTAGTAGCATCAGTACTTTTTTACAAGTGTTAATGGATCCTAATGAATATGATAAATTACAAGGAAAGTTATTTGCTAGTTTTTCAAATGTAGATGTTTCTCTTTTATTTGTTGTTATACCTATTGTATTAGTTGTGATTATTCTTTTTTTTAGAGCAGCTCATGTATTAGATGTTTTTCATTTGGGAACAGAACAAGCAACTAGTTTAGGAATAAATGTCGCAAGATTTCAAAAATATATATTATATTTAGTTAGTTTATCAGTTGCTTTATCAACAGCGCTAATTGGCCCTGTAACATTTTTAGGTTTTATTGTGGCTAATGTTACTTATCAATGGCTTGGGACTTACAAGCATCAATGGCTATTTATTGGAAGTACTTTAATTAGTGTTTTTTTATTAGTTTTCGGTCAGTTTTTAATTGAGCATGTGTTTCATATGAGCACAACGTTAAGCGTCGTCATTGAATTTGGTGGTGGTGTGTATTTTATTTGGAAGCTACTCAAGGAACGAGGAAAGGTGACTTAA